Genomic DNA from Paracoccus sp. MBLB3053:
CGGGGTGTTGCGATAGATCAGCGGCGCCTTCGAGCGCCAGCTATGCGGATAGCTGTGCTTGACCTTGCCCTTGGCGAGCAGCGCTCCGGCCCAGGCCAGCTGCTTGATGACGCTGACATTGGCCGGGCCTTCCTTGCCCTCGGCGGTCAGGATCGCCTCGCCGCCGAAGATCGGCAGGTCCTTGCGATAGGAACCGTCGGGTTCGACATTGTAGGTCATCGGCAGCCCGAATTTCAGGCCAAGCTGGTAGTCGTCATCGCCATGGCTGGGCGCGGTATGGACGAAGCCCGTGCCGGCATCCTCGGTGACATGGTCGCCGGGCAGCAGCGGCACGTCATAGTCCCATTCGCCATTGCCGTTCTCGACGCCGTTCAGCGGGTGCTTCAGAGCCACGCCGTCCAGCTCCGAGGCCGGGACATCGCGCAGGCGGGTGAATTCCTCGACCTTGGCGGATTTCATCACGCCTTCGGCCAGGGCATCGGCCAGCACGATCTTTTCGCCGATTTTCGCGGTGGCGTTCTCGGCGGCGGCGGTGACCTCGTAGAGGCCATAGGCGATGGTCGGGTTGTAGGCCACCGCGCGGTTCTGCGGGATGGTCCAGGGGGTCGTCGTCCAGATCACCACCGTGGCGCCGTCGAACGCGCCGCCCTTGGGCGCGAACCGCACCCAGATCGTGTGGCTGGTATGGTCGTGATACTCGACCTCGGCCTCGGCCAGGGCGGTCTTCTCGACCGGCGACCACATCACCGGCTTCGAGCCCTGGTACAGGCTGCCGTTCATCAGAAGCTTCATGAACTCGGCCGCGATCACTGCCTCGGCGTGGTAGTTCATCGTCAGGTAGGGGTCTTCCCACTTTCCGATGATGCCGAGGCGCTTGAATTCCTCGCGTTGGGTTTCCACCCAGCCTTCGGCGAACTTGCGGCATTCCTGGCGGAATTCGACGACATCGACATCGTCCTTGTTCTGCTGCTTCAGGCGGTACTGTTCCTCGATCTTCCATTCGATCGGCAGGCCGTGGCAGTCCCAGCCCGGGACATAGCGCGCATCGCGGCCCATCATCTGCTGGCTGCGGGTGATGAAGTCCTTGAGCACCTTGTTCAGCGCGTGGCCGATATGCAGATGGCCGTTCGCATAGGGCGGGCCGTCATGCAGGATGAAGGGGGTGCGGCCCTCCTTGCGGCGCAGGCGGTCATAGATGCCCATGCGCTCCCAACGGGAGAGCCATTCGGGTTCACGCTGGGGCAGGCCCGCGCGCATCGGGAAATCGGTCTGGGGCAGGAAAACGGTATCGCGGTAGTCGGGGGTCGCGTCGCTCATCGGGCGGTCCTTTGTCGGTCGTTCAGGCAGGCAGCAGAAACCCGGCGGCGCGAACCCTCACGCCGCCGGGCTGCTAATTCGGATGCCGAACGCCAGAAATCTCATGCGCTCTCTATAGAAATGCACAAGGGTGGCTGCAAGCACCCGTCGGAATTCTGCCCGTTCGGACCGCCTTGTGGGCTCAGCCCCGACCGCGATAGGGCGCGACGCCCTGATCGGGGATCCACAAGCCCTCGGGCGTCGCGCCGCTCTGCCAGAAGACGTCGATCGGCATGCCGCCGCGCGGATACCAGTAGCCGCCGATGCGCAGCCATTTCGGTGCGAGCAATTCGACCAGGCGCAGTCCGATGCTGACGGTGCAATCCTCGTGGAAGGCGCCGTGGTTACGGAAGCTGCCGAGATAGAGCTTCAGAGATTTCGATTCGACCAGCCATTCGCCCGGCACGTAGTCGATGACGAGATGGGCGAAATCGGGCTGGCCCGTCATCGGGCAGAGGCTGGTGAATTCGGGCTGGGTGAAGCGCACGCAATAGGCGGTCTCGGCGCGTGGATTGGGCACGCGCTCGAGCACCGCGTCCTCGGGGGATTGCGGCAGGGTGGTGGATTGACCGAGCTGGGTCAGGTTGTCGGTGTAATGGCTCATCATCTGCTCCTGTTTTTACCGGGTGGGCTGCGACCGGGTGTCGCGCCATAGCAGGCGCGGGGCCGCGCGTCAAAGCGCGCCCTTGCGGGCGCCCCGCGCGCGGCCCATATCCGGGCGATGATCCCGCCACGCTTTCCCGTCACCGCCGAACAGATCGACCTCGTCGTCGCGGTCTTCTATGCCGCGATCCGCAGGCATGAGGTGCTGGGCCCGATCTTCGCCGCCCATGTCACCGACTGGCCCCCGCATGAGGCCAAGATCGCGGCCTTCTGGCGCAATGCGATCCTGCACGAGCGCAGCTACGAGGGCAGCCCGATGCAGGCCCATATGCGCGCGGGCAATGTCGCGCCCGAGCATTTCCGCGACTGGCTCATGCTTTTCGACGAGACGCTGCGCCGCAGCCTGCCGCCCGAGAGCGCCGCAGGCTGGTCGGCGCTCGCCCATCGCATCGGCGCGGGGCTGCGCATGGGGGTAGAGAACATGCGACCCAAGGCGGGGCCTCCGGTCTTGCGCTGAACCGGCGCGAGGCGTAAACAAAACGGGAACAAACCCGGAGGTTGCCATGCGGATCGACTATCTGGAATTCACGTCCCCCGACATTTCGGCCACCAAGGCCTTCTTCGGTCGCGCCTTTGGCTGGGGCTTCAACGATTACG
This window encodes:
- a CDS encoding group III truncated hemoglobin; this encodes MIPPRFPVTAEQIDLVVAVFYAAIRRHEVLGPIFAAHVTDWPPHEAKIAAFWRNAILHERSYEGSPMQAHMRAGNVAPEHFRDWLMLFDETLRRSLPPESAAGWSALAHRIGAGLRMGVENMRPKAGPPVLR
- the queF gene encoding preQ(1) synthase, which encodes MSHYTDNLTQLGQSTTLPQSPEDAVLERVPNPRAETAYCVRFTQPEFTSLCPMTGQPDFAHLVIDYVPGEWLVESKSLKLYLGSFRNHGAFHEDCTVSIGLRLVELLAPKWLRIGGYWYPRGGMPIDVFWQSGATPEGLWIPDQGVAPYRGRG